ttttccatgtagaagtcccaagCATATATACAGTCCACCACATGCAGTCATAAAAAAATAAAGCCATAATttaccacataacttccgggggccgaactcaacgcaaatagactttagacactagttgataagatctacatgcgaagtacatgcacatgcatgggaaGTGGGAAGTACAATGGAAAAGTGCCTTACTATGGGatttagtatacctgcaacttacttagtatacctatctattgtagtcaagcatcGAGGCAAGGTTTGctcatgcgcactagtatctaaatcccatagatacctccGAAACAGTGTCTATTGactatagctattatacaGAACATGTGTATATTATGTACTAGTAGTATGTACTAGTACAGTATGTTATTAGCACACCTTGATgatagtacatgcagtgtgatCTACGAACTGTTATGGTCAAGGGAGAAAAATAATGTTAAATTGGGGGAGATCTTAGGGAGCTGGTTAAGCTGTCAAAGAATAAATTGGGTAACTAATCCTGACCACGGTAGAGTGTAGTGTGCACCTTTAACCTCCCTCATaactacacacactatataatCAACCCCACCCATCTTTTTGTTGCATATAAACAATTTAGgttcataataataacttaGCTATGCGTACTTTACTTCCATACCTAGATACTGAGATATACTTTAGTTCAACTAGCTATACCCACCTGATCAATCTCACAGTCATCGTCCAACTCAAGGCTGCTCCTCTCTCTCTTGAGATATCCAATGAGGCTCCCGTTGGCCATATATGGCATCACCATAGCAATGCCGGGGCCAGCATCGAGACACACCCCTATCAGGAACATGACGTGAGGATGGTCAAAGTCTTGCATCTTAttcacctcacacaccatgCTCTGAACATCCGACAGCGAAAACagacctgtataattatagggcaGACAATGACATGAAGAACTGAGGTTATAATTGTATATTTGTACCTTTTAGAGTCTTCACGGCCACCCCTTGAATAGGTACATTGTTCCAGTCTGTCAGGACGCCCTTGTACACAATGCCAAATTCACCTGTACAGTAGTAGTgacagcctataattatttgcacattTTTCTTTTACCTTGTCCTATTGCAGTACTGGAGAGCTTCAATATGGAGGCTGGTATTTTGATTGAGTCTGGGATGGACTCAGCAATCTCATCGAGCTCCGATTCTGTGGGTCAGTGAATATTCGGTGCAAGCTATAATATAAAACTAAACTTACTAACAAGTGCAGTATTACCATCCATAGGAAATATGTCCTCCCGTGTTCTCCTGTAACAATGAATAAGATGATTGAACAGCTATAgaatagactataattattacgtattAGCCACGATTTCCATTATCTGTTCATGCATAGCAATTGACACGATCTTCTTTCGAGAGTTCAGATAGAAACGAACAAAAATGATCAGcattacacacacaatcatcacAATAACCCCCAAAACAGTCGGGATGATGATCTCCAGTTGAACTGCAGTCACAGGACTTGTGTAGGTCAGTTGCTGGTCCAATACTTGAGAGATGTTGCGCCCAACGTTCACCTGGAGGGACAGTAACACAATTTagctattgtatatacagttcAATAATCACTTGAATTATGGCTGGGTTTTCCCCTCCTGGGGGATCCAAGGGGGCAGTACAGAATATAACACTCCCTCTAACACTTGAATTACTGAGTGTCTTGGTACACTCCTCCCCTCCCACGATCACTCCTATCTCACTGGTTTCCACTGAGTCAAGATTATCACCCTGGATACACACACGGTAACAGTATAGGGTCAGTGTACTAGCTAATAATACATACCACAATGCGTATGAGCGTCTCTGTGCCACTGGTGACCTCTTGAGAACTATTTAGTCTAAAATTAGAgggatctgattggacgctgaTAGGGAAGCGTGCTTGTGTAATGAGTGGGACATCATCAAACAGTAGGGCATAGTCCAATGGGGTCAGTGAGGTTGTTGTCAGACTAGGAGTCAAGCATGTGATGGTGGTATTGTCCACAACACTGCAGTTGCTCCTCTGTAGGGGAGGGACAGTGcatcatgtacagtataatattgTTGAGGAAAGAATcttgaatgaaagcaccgtgggtgctgatgcctcgtgGAGGTGCCACAGCTACATAAAGCTATACTAACTACTAgttagcttttatacacacattgattataattatcattttgctgcatgcatgcagaatcaaGATCATGCACTCAGGGAAACtaaaggagtgggtaatgatcgacgatgattgttattaaaacgatcaatgccaaacgttcgagtctaaaattaatgggtgcggtaagtcagcagagccttgcagctttcttctcactcttgcagctaccaatagctagcgttctagtgcagaactaactagtagcaacactcagtgaacaagttttgctacagaatcttctgaaaaggctgcaatggcattccaaataAGCAAaactttattttgcaaatccacgaatacaaatccaagaaaacatgactagaagcctatagaaactctcacttgcacttcattgatccttgcttgagcagctgtaaaagtctacacacacagacacacacacacacagacacacaaacacactagatctaccgtatacctcgcctGCGCATgtacaccgaggcataataagctACAAGTACAAGTAGCTGCAATTAAGAATTTGTAACCATctaaaattactcgctataggGTAGCTTACCAGGGGAGCCAACATTGGCTGATGGTAGACTTCCAAAACAATCAGTTGTACAACGTCCAAATTCACTCCAGTAAATGTCAGTGTGATGCCTCCACTAGGAATGGTGTTGCTAGGAAACACGACAGTCACATTAGGGTTGTTACGATAACTAAAGACCACTCCTGGATTGCTGACTCTGGCAGCATCAATGGACACTACCACCAATGCAGCGGAGGTGAGGTTTGATGCTGAGGTCCTGCAATGAATCTCTTGAGACTGGATAGACCTGCTGGGAAAAGTTTGAGCCTTGTCAATAGCTACTTAATCATCACTCACGATACGTTGCAGACGTAGTTTGACCCACTAATCTCCAGAGAGACTCTAGTGTCCTCCTGATTACCCACGTCCAGTGCAGTCCCTATCACAACTACTGCAGTTCCCCCATCCATAGATCCAAGGGTTGGAGTCACACTGCTGACAGTAGGTTCCACTGCAGTGAAGGAGCCAACATTTACAATGGCTACTCTAGAGTTAATGGTCAGAGAGAAGTCTTTGGGCCCTCCAATTGAAAATATGGTAGTCTCACAGACAAACTGGTTCCATGGTATGTAACCAGTGATGAGGGGAGTGCAAGCCACGCCTCCTAATGTAAGAGTGGAGGTCTGAACGTCGACAAAAGTTCCTCCGAAGTCAGTGCCCATCACAGTGATTGCTGTACCACCCTCAACTGGTCCTGTGGAGGTCAGGATTATATATAGAGTGACCTGCATGCAGTTTTTTTTTATATCCTCATAATAATAGTGAGTTGTGAGTTAGCATACTAGCATGCTCATAAAACATAATACCCAGTTTAAAAGGCTTAGTGATGCAAATATTGAATACACAACATGTTGACAATCACAGTATGTACGTAGAAATGATCTATATGCTCACTGCATTCTTACCCGACATTGGAGTGAATGAGTTGATGACAGGGGGAGGAGGAGTGTTCTCCTCAGTAATGAAAGTATTGGAGCACTCTTGCATCACCTCACAACtacccccacaccacccacatgcGAACTCTGACCCCATTCTGACCGCAACACATTCCGAATATTCACTGGCCATGTCACGACAATCATACAacgtcactgcatgtgtatgggTGCAGAGTGAACTAGTAGATTATCTAGACGACTATAGtgttactagaatgttttgatGGAtccgaactttgcgagggttgatcaaatCGCTACGCAAAACCTattagtaaatacacacaatctttgccagaacgcaatagttagatagcaaggattttctgctaatttcattcgcaaaagtttttcaccaacaaaatattctagtaataagaTATCTAGAAGCATATATCCAAACTCTCCAAATAATTGCGGTTGACAGATATAATGGTACCTGAGAATTGTTGCATGGTGTTGGTGTTGCTCAGTGTGTGGTTGATGTCATTCCCCGTCCAGGTTACCATAACAACCACAGTGACACTTCTAACACCAGGGGAAAGTGTGAGCTGTAAACGAAATCGTCAGTATGTACAATTAGTACCAATTATGCTTGCTATTATTTAATAGGGAATGTGTTTACAAGTAcctatgcttgatcaggagccgcagCTATACTATTTGCTGGATTAGGAGGCTACAacaagagaggccactgttcaagagccaCGTTTATTAactccagataatttagtttgtcatcaaaagttgttttcacctgcataaacttgaactctgtcATGAGAAAGTTTTTATGAAGCACtgacaagctgctacttgaagctacgtacatgtacatagcttacgtagctagctgctagtattattttttttggctgccacgtgcagaaatcctacagtcaaagttcactgaggctactatttgagagcggctataTACTAAAACATTTtactagcaagggaggctactatttgagtgcggcctttatacaagagcggcctctgatcgagcatatacggtacttgCTGTGTGCATTATTCTACGTATATATACGAGGAATACTGACTGTGTCTGCTAACTCAGTGTTACGGATATTGCAATGCAACAaaaacaactataattatatatagccatgcTCTTCTAGTTTGATGCCAGAAGCATTCATCAgccccataattattgtgtgacTTCTATAATTGTATACTCTTGCTCTAATTTTGTTTCAACTTAATTGAAAATGGACATTTATTTCGTACGCATTATGCAAACTCACTGTCCTATTCTATACACTGTAAATTTTGGAGCGAAGCAAAACATGCCGAGGCGCATTAGCACATGTACAGCGGAACTTGCAACATTTAATTATGTGCAAGTATTTATTGTGACAAACAGTACAAGCGATCCTCTTCATTCCACTGGATAATTCAATCAGTGTATAGCCGCATGAAGAATACTGACTCTGTCTGTGTCTGTCCTAGCTAACTGTTACGAATATTGCAATGCCTAagcttctagccatgttctCTTAGTTTTATGCAAGAAAGATGCAGCAGTCATTGTGAGACTTGAGCTCCTCTTCCATAACACTGTATTACTTTACTAATTATTTCAATGACAAAAATAATTTCGTACACATTATACAGTCCTAGTTATTCTACATACTCTATAAAATTCTGGAGCGAAGCAAAATGCCGAGGCGCATTAGCACATGTACAGCGGAACTTGCAACATTCATGTGCATGTTAATCAGGCACGTAATTGTGTTCAAGTATCTATTGTGACAAACAGTACAAGCGATCCTCTTCATTCCATTGGATAATTCAATCACATAAGCCAACTATCACAAAAATAGTAAAATACTCACTTGCCCACTACTCACTGTACACAAGATGGAGCTCTCGTTCTCATACTGAGCTGTCAGACTAACTCCATTCATAAGACAATAGTACTCAAAGCCATCAGTCTAATGGAGAGGGAAACTATGGAATAATCAGATACttgtgtcatgtgactcacgGCGGGTATGAGGTTCCTGGTGGTCAGTCGAAAGTCCTGGGCCACCCTTACTGGTTGAGTGTACCCACCAGAGGGGGATGTGTCCAACAGGGGGCACACAGTAGTGAAGTTGTTGCCTCCAGACACCTGTACAGAGGATGTATAGAGTCACAGATCACATGACCTCACCTGTAGGAAGTGAGATACATTCTTGCAAGAAGCTGATGTTCCTCTGCACTGCTTGTTGAGGTTACACCATCCACACAGACTATTCAGCCCAAGGCAATCCttacagctgcatgtacacaatgggttataattatcataaagacataattattgtattctCTCTATATAGACAATGTTTTTGATTTGAGAACATAACTTTTATAGTCTGGCAAACATAACTATTTTTGACTAGCCTTGTCCCCAGGCTGAGTTAAAGCTGGAACCTATCTACCTGGACATAATTTTAGATGGCATACTTTCTTTGTCATTTCTCTAGCTGTATTTTCAGTGAAGTATACACGTTACAATGTTACTACTACGCAAATTACTATCGCTATAGACACACCCAGATACAATCTATCCCAGGCCTATTTGTTCGCCCATCCGATATAAAAGGACTAGCTACTCACATAAAATGATTTGTGAAAGTTGTATTTATCTAGAAAACTAAACTTGTCCTGAATGATATATACCTTTCTACTTCTGAGCACTTGGAGCCCACAGTAGCAGCAGTAAAACAGCTGGCATTGTCCTGTGACCATCTAATGGAGAGATGAGTTTTCTGACACTGTGAACGACGAGAGCACTTGTTCTCCACTatacaccacccacacagtgGGCAGGGGTCATTGGTACAACTGGTACAGTTTATATGCTGGGAACACTGCTCTATGAATACTTGGAACACCTTCAGAGGGGGGAGTCCGGGGTTGATATAGGGTATAGAACATACAAGCATTAACTCACAGAGTTTTGAGTGGTTGCTGTGATGTAGTTCAGTCCCTCTTTCCATGACAAATGATACACACCAGGTGTCACTGGAAGATTGTAGAAATAACTATTAGCATCCAGGATAGATGTACCACTGACATCATACTGTGAAAAAACAATGCCATTATTTACATGCACACTAACTGACTCAACCATCCAGCACTTACTCCTAGTATTCTATTATCATTGTACATTGCAACAAACACAAAGGAAAACTGCTCCAGCTTCACAGCTACTGAAGCAACGGGCACAAGACTGTTTCCGAAGTAGATACGAAGTGGTGCTATTAGGTCAATGTCATCATTTGGAAGGATAAGGCCAACTGGACTGGTTGTGTCACATCTGTCCATAGTTATCTGGAAAATGaaatgtatattatatattatgactgtgcatgtgaattactataataatataacgCCAGTATATGGCATTCAAACCTGAGGCTGAGGCAGAGTATCGCAGCTTTCTGAGGAACCTGTTTTCCATGCTAAACCTATTTCTTCTCCAACAGTCCGTGACACAATACAAGAGTCATATTTAGCATCCATAGCTTCATTGACAGCAGTGATATTGACTACACAAATAGAGTTAGTACCCACGCAAAGATTTATAACAGCAATGGGTCCAGATATCCCACTGAAATCCTCCACTAatgacactgcacacacaacagtATTTTCAGCGATCGACTGAAAGCCACAATTAATTTGAAGTTCATACAAAGCGGTCACTCCACAGGTACTTAGGCCTCCACAATCAGGCAGGTTGCAAACACGTAACAGTCTTATAGCTCGTGCACTAACAGGATGATAGTCGACGACAACATAATAGGCAAATCCACTACTCACAAAACCACCATATGAATAGAATTGTCGTCCAAAGGGAATCTTAAATACCAGTTCATTACGCATATCTGATGGATTGTTTTCAGAAGATCTACTGAACTCCTCTCCAAATTGTTGCAGTACCATTCCCTGACCTATACCAGTTCCAGTTATTGCTCCAGTGTAGAAACTGTCTCCTGACGTAAATATAGCTACTCCAAATCTAATATCTCCCCGAATAGCATTACTGACTCTCCTGATAGGACCAGCACTGAGGTTGCTTGCATTGTACACAGAGCAAGAGAGATCATCTAAACACACTACCAACATCCCAGTAGAGCTCAGGGCCAGTGCTTTGCTAGCAATGATAGTAGCTCCTAGATCAACTGTCTCCTCTTGTATTAGCTGTGCATTCAGTCTATACAGGTAGTTGTCTGCAGCAATGAATGTTCTCCCAGTGGAGTCAACTTGCAGTCCTGGGTAAAATCCGGAACTAAAAAAGGAGAAAGTTTGAGAATGAACTGCTCTTTGCAACAGAAGCAAAAATAAGAGTGACAGTAACATAGCTGTTAGTCTTATACCAGACGTAAAGCGGAATGGTCTTTAACAGCATGTGTGGCCCTAAATAGCGCAGATTAgcaggccgatttgtctcttATAATTTTCTAGCTTTGTTCACTTGATGTCAGGAACGGAAGTTAtttaaccacacccctcaaattcttcacataataattacaacatTCATGGAGTAGCGGATGATGCCTATAGAGCTGTACTGTACGTGACAGCTCTAGAAGGCTTTCAGCTCTACTTTACTAAGTATAGACTAGATCTACTATGAGTACATTGGTACCAGGACTCCAGTGAGCAAGCTATAGAAACAGGTGCAGGTGGTCGACAAAAACAGATCACCCATTGTTACCAAAATAAGTAATAAGTCATTCAATTGAAATTgttattgcaaataattattaaacatgATAGGTAACCATTCAGGGCAATTGAATAATGTTCAATAGCATCCCATTATTGTTTCAAGCATTCGAAAGCAGTATTGCCATGTcagtagttatgcctcgaggtgtagccgcaggagggatacggtaaaagctgactgtacatgtgtgtacgtgtctgtaactgctcaacggttgcaatgcaacgaaaactaacggcttctataggcttctagccacattctcttggattttgattcgtggattagcaaactaaagcttctttctcgagttatggctagtttgactcacattgaaggttgttgcagtctctttagaatctttcatagcatcatctgtccgcacaaactttctattcagcatatgagttagccttgcactaaaaagcgctagctttttttTAGCtgcaatactcagaaaatatctgttaaaacagctagctagctagcagtagccattgtgaaattgatctcttaattattcctgtggatgtaatgcgcatgtgcgctcattccccatggtgagaaaataatatccgatccagatcctcctggcagaatcatctttgtcttgagggcccggtaagccacaaaacactaccatataacaatatagataacaatatgcatgtacacaggtcttttcttcttagatattatatacactgaactacagatcctggaagaatcaattttcttctttcttgaggtcctggtaagccacataacacaataaataacaacaatagatgcatgtaaataagtcttttcttctcagtgactttatatagataagctaactttaatataaaattcattacagaaactaatataacactctaatacttttgagcgaaagcaaaaacatggtgagaggcattagcacaacGCCAGCTTGAATACTAGTTTGGTCAGCAGTACTTCACTTCAACATCTAGTCGAACACGTCTCCAAGATACACGCGTACACGCAAAGTGGGCTGTCCAGCACAGTATACACATTCATGTATATGAGTTGATACTTCCCATCATTTGCTGTTTCCATTGAACCCAGCAACATTCACTTGGATCTAGAAAACAAAGGCAACAAATTGCAGCTCTAAAGCAAGTATTCTTAACAGAGAAGTGGAGAGAACAAAATGTAGATACTCTGAGACAGGATAAGGCACTAAGACATGCAAGTATTAATAATGTCGTCACATTTCTGCATTCTTTGATACATTTTGTAGGCTAAGGAAAAATTACTGGAATAAAACGCTCCATCTAGTCTCATCCACAAAGCAGATTTGTTTCACTACACGTTTTAATTAAAtatatgaatgtacatacgtacttTCTAAATAGGATGTCAAACAGGGAGAAAAGAGGAGAAAAAGAGGTGCAACGAATGCTCTGAATGTAAAAGAAGATAGTGGACATGCAAAGACAGTCATGCTGTTGGGGGCATaatatgttatagttgtgacacatgcacgagtgccacatgggatatattggctcagtagtgactcagaggaggttggacacgcgtCATAATGTTTTACGGAggaaatgtgtgtgcatggagaGATATACGGAGACTTGCAGAGAACAGTAGCTATTCAGCCAAGTCAAAAGCCTGCAAGCGATTTTAGCACTCCATACTAgtagtaaatgatgctaaAATACCCAGTGAAACTAGAAactgagtagcatagtcatactagaagcaatgagccagaaacttagattacagtagactctcgctattccggctccctgaagtacggccacctcgatataccggccatttggcttggcacggaatgctagctataaattatgtttactgcacaaaactcaccctgaagtacggccactcgctattccggttaccggccagtgctggctgtcccaaacaaggttttcaatgtaattttatacgtatattacggccagatatgacgttttgggtgtggtttagcaaataaaattggattacacttaaattaagaacaaaatgattcattatcctacattatccttgAGACAAGAatcgcaaaagtagtcattagattcgaggtaaggtcgtttttaagccgcggctatttcctgagctacagccacctcgctattccggccaagctgcatggtcccaagggtgaccggattaacgagagtctactgtaatcACAAACATcaagttgttgctgcacttaCCTTTGTTTTTTACTcctgtcttgatgtagcaggtatagcaatcATAGGATAACACCATAGAACAAGTCAATTCTTATCGTGATTTAGGGATAACAGTTACGCAAGATCTCTCATGGTCTCAACAGCATAGTAAAATATGTGGAAAGGCTTACATGTCACTCAATCTTATTAGAAGAATCATTCCAACAAACTATTCAACTAATTTAAAGAAACAATTATATCTGTCTCTTGTCAGAACTCACTTAACATATTGCTCGCAGTTGTGGAGACCTAAATTAATAAAGGATATCAAGTCACTAGAAAAAGTGCAACGCAGAGCCACCAAATATATCCTTAATGATTATGTATCAGACTACAAAGCAAGACTCTGCAAATAAAGTTATTGCCCCTCATGCGATGGTTTGAACTGCAAGATATCATGTTTATTGTGAAATGTATGCAGCAGCAGTCGGATGATATAAGAGAACTAGTATCTTTCACTTCATCCAAAACCAGGGCAGGCTGCTCAGGCCATTCCCTTCAAATTAAATTTGCTAGAAATAACTATTCAAGACACTTCTACTTCATTAGAATTGTAAAAGTATGGAATAAATTGCC
This region of Halichondria panicea chromosome 12, odHalPani1.1, whole genome shotgun sequence genomic DNA includes:
- the LOC135345228 gene encoding hepatocyte growth factor receptor-like: MVTWTGNDINHTLSNTNTMQQFSVTLYDCRDMASEYSECVAVRMGSEFACGWCGGSCEVMQECSNTFITEENTPPPPVINSFTPMSGPVEGGTAITVMGTDFGGTFVDVQTSTLTLGGVACTPLITGYIPWNQFVCETTIFSIGGPKDFSLTINSRVAIVNVGSFTAVEPTVSSVTPTLGSMDGGTAVVVIGTALDVGNQEDTRVSLEISGSNYVCNVSSIQSQEIHCRTSASNLTSAALVVVSIDAARVSNPGVVFSYRNNPNVTVVFPSNTIPSGGITLTFTGVNLDVVQLIVLEVYHQPMLAPLRSNCSVVDNTTITCLTPSLTTTSLTPLDYALLFDDVPLITQARFPISVQSDPSNFRLNSSQEVTSGTETLIRIVGDNLDSVETSEIGVIVGGEECTKTLSNSSVRGSVIFCTAPLDPPGGENPAIIQVNVGRNISQVLDQQLTYTSPVTAVQLEIIIPTVLGVIVMIVCVMLIIFVRFYLNSRKKIVSIAMHEQIMEIVANTRTREDIFPMDGNTALVKSELDEIAESIPDSIKIPASILKLSSTAIGQGEFGIVYKGVLTDWNNVPIQGVAVKTLKGLFSLSDVQSMVCEVNKMQDFDHPHVMFLIGVCLDAGPGIAMVMPYMANGSLIGYLKRERSSLELDDDCEIDQILEVRKLLLKMCHQIALGMAYLAEQNFVHRDLAARNCMLDSGGSIKVGDFGLAEDVYASGYFRQNDRANVKLPYKWMALESLNDAIFTEKTDVWSYGVTVWEIFSGGETPYPAVDPHSLIQLLGEGRRLERPLTAACATEISELMSQCWREDPEERPTFSQLSAIVERLLTSISGYTEFGMVLLNTIQEAEQLKCDNVPTPTEDTNRYVEGSPGHPL
- the LOC135345496 gene encoding plexin-A2-like, with translation MLLSLLFLLLLQRAVHSQTFSFFSSGFYPGLQVDSTGRTFIAADNYLYRLNAQLIQEETVDLGATIIASKALALSSTGMLVVCLDDLSCSVYNASNLSAGPIRRVSNAIRGDIRFGVAIFTSGDSFYTGAITGTGIGQGMVLQQFGEEFSRSSENNPSDMRNELVFKIPFGRQFYSYGGFVSSGFAYYVVVDYHPVSARAIRLLRVCNLPDCGGLSTCGVTALYELQINCGFQSIAENTVVCAVSLVEDFSGISGPIAVINLCVGTNSICVVNITAVNEAMDAKYDSCIVSRTVGEEIGLAWKTGSSESCDTLPQPQITMDRCDTTSPVGLILPNDDIDLIAPLRIYFGNSLVPVASVAVKLEQFSFVFVAMYNDNRILGYDVSGTSILDANSYFYNLPVTPGVYHLSWKEGLNYITATTQNSVFQVFIEQCSQHINCTSCTNDPCPLCGWCIVENKCSRRSQCQKTHLSIRWSQDNASCFTAATVGSKCSEVESCKDCLGLNSLCGWCNLNKQCRGTSASCKNVSHFLQVSGGNNFTTVCPLLDTSPSGGYTQPVRVAQDFRLTTRNLIPATDGFEYYCLMNGVSLTAQYENESSILCTVSSGQWNEEDRLYCLSQ